The DNA window CGGTGCGCGATGCGATCGCGACGCTGGGACCGGCCGCGAGGAAAGTTGATGCGATCGCGATCGCCGCGATGGCACCGTCGTGGGTGGCGATGGACGGCAAGGGCAAGGCGCTCACGCCGATGGTCACCCATCAGGACCGCCGCAGTGTCGAGATCGCGCTCGAGATCGAACGCGAGATCGGCAAAGAGCGGCACCTGGCGATCGTCGGCTGCCGGCCCTTCCCCGGCGGGATTAGCTCCACCACCTGGGCATGGTATCGCCGTCACGAGCCCGACCGGCTCAAGAAGGCCGACCTTGTCGGGCACGTCAACACGTTCCTTCATCGACAAATGACCGGCGCGAGGGTGACCGACCCGTCCAATGCGTCGTTCATGGGCGTCTACAACACGCTGGCCCTCGACGGCTGGAACGACGAACTTCTGGAAGTTGTTGGCGGCAGCCGGGCGTTGATGCCCGATGTGATCGACGCTGACAGGATCGCCGGCAGGATCACCGAAGCCGCCGCAAGTGATTTCGGCTTGACCCAGGGCACGCCGATGATGACCGGCCTGGTCGACGGATCGGCCGGCGTGCTGCTGGCCGGCGCGAAGGTCGGACAGCTCTTCAACGTGTGCGGATCGACCGACGTCCTGGCGCTCTGCACCACAACGCCCAAGCCACACGAGAAGCTTTTGACCCGCGCCCTGGGTGTCGGCCGTAAGTGGTTGGCCGTCGGCACGCTCGCGGCAGCGGGATCGGCAATCTACTGGGCGAAAAACAACCTGTTCGCCGACATGCCGATTGAGGAGTTCCGCAAGCAGCTCGTCCGCCTGAGTCGACTCGGTCTCAAGGCGTCGGGCTCCGTGCGGTTCGAACCCTACATGGCCGGTGAGCGGACGAGCATCGAGCAGCGCACCGGCGCGTTCACCGGCCTCACGCTCGCCAGCACGCGAGAGCAGATGCTCTCTGCAATCCTTGAAGCACTGGCCAAGGCCAGCGCCGACCGGCTGCCGCTGCTGAAGGCGACGGGGACAAAGCTGCTGAAACAGGTAGTGGTGTCGGGTGGTGCCGCGGATCGCCTCGACAAACTGATGCACCGCGACTGGCCGGGGGTGTGGATGTATCGCGCGGTGACGGAAGCGACGCTGCGTGGGCTGGGAACGCTGGTGTAGCGCCGCCTAGGCGCGACGCGAATCGGACCGTGCGGGAACACAAGTGAACCTTGCCTCTCGCCTCGCGTTGCAATTGACCGGGATCGCTTCGTCCCCAAAAAAAGAAACGGGCCGGAAGGGAGCCACCACTTCCGACCCGCTCAATTGTTCGTCTCTGCAATCAAAGATAATGCGTCTTCTCTAGACGTCAATACTCTTTCTCGCACGCGCCAGTTCGCGCGGCGAAGAAGAAGTCGGCGTCGTCCGGCCTGGGCACACGCCGTGTTCGCCTACGATGAGCCGTCACATCAGCGACTTGAGCATCGGCTTGATCGCCTCCCACATCGCCGGATCGCGCGACGCGAAGAGGATATTGGTCTTAAGCCAGTCGACCGGATTGCCGATGTCATGCCGCTTTGCCTTAAGCACCACTCCATGAATCGGCTCGCGCTTCAGCAAAAGTTGAAGCGCATCGGTCAGTTGGATTTCGCCGCCCTTGCCAGGCTTCGTCTCTTCGAGGCACTCGAAGATGGTTGGCGTCAGCAGATATCGAGCGGCGATGGCGAGGCGGCTCGGGGCCGTCTCGACGCTGGGCTTCTCGACAAGTTGTTCGATACGGATCGTACCGGCGTCGAGCATCTGCCCGCCGACGATGCCGTATCGGCTCACCTTCTCCGTCGGGACTTCCTCCAACGCGATGACCGAAGTGCCGTATCGTTCGTACGCCTCGACCAGCGCCTTGGCGGGTAAATCGTTCGCCGCCGCGTCGGCGGGAGCGAGACTGAAAATAGTGTCCCCGAGCATGCAGATGAACGGCTCGTTGCCGACATGCCACTTGGCCTGGTAGACGGCATCTCCCAGGCCCTTCATCTCAGGCTGCCGAACTGCGTGCATCTTGACCTTCGACGCCAGCTCCTTGATCGAAGCAATCAGTGCCTCTTTCTTGCCCGCGACCAGGCGGTCCTCCAACTCGGCCATCCGGTCGAAGTGGTCTTCAACAGCTTTCTTGTCGCGCGAGACGACCAGCAGCACGTCGCCAATGCCCGCGTCCGCGGCTTCCTCGACGACGTACTGAATCGTCGGCCGATCGAGAATCGGCAGAAGCTCCTTGGGTACCGCCTTGGCAGCGGGCAACATCCGGGTCCCAAATCCAGCGGCAGGAATGACAGCTTTTTTAATCATGTAGGGTCCGCCTTGGCGGACGCGAAGGGCGTCACCCATCAAGGCGTCTGAAGGTTTAACGGGTCGAGCAAATGCAACGCGTCGCGTCCGCCACGGCGGCCCCTACGTCACACCTGGTCTTCGAAGATGATCGGCCGAATGACCGTGCAGCGGATGCTGGCCATGGCGTCTACAAGTTGCTGGTACTGCTTGCCGTCCTTGTAGAGGCCGCAGATCGCGCCGCCACTTCCAGTGAACTTTGCACTCGCACCCGTGCTGCGGGCCACGTCGATCATGCGCTGGTTCTCGGGGGCGATCGCCATGAACGTTCGACGCAGGTCGAAGTTTTCATCCATGACCCGGCTGAGTGTCGGCCAGTCGCCGGACATCAGCGCGTCGCGGCCGCGGTCGGTGAGTTCGCGGTACTTGATCATCGCATTGACCACGGTCGGGTCGCCGCGTTCATAGAGCTGTCGAAGGTTGCGGTGAGGGACGTCGCTCAGCTCGGCACGCTCGGGGTCGTAAGCCACGTAAAGCGGCGGCATGACGTTGGGCTTCAGCTCCTCGTAGATGCCGTAGCCGTTGCGTTCCATGTGTGACTTTTCGAAGTCCATGTACACGATGCCTTCGTACGTCTGACTGACGCGGTCCTGAAGGCCGGCGTTGATATCGAGCTCGTCACGTTCCACGCTGAGCACCAGCGATGGCATGATGTGCTTGGGAAGCTGCACACCATAAAAAGTCATCATCGCGCGGAACATCGCGGTGACGATGGCGCTACTGCCCGACATGCCGACCAGGCGTGGGATGTTGGTGGTAAAGCTGACCGTGAACGACCGGTCGGGCAGTTCAATACCCTGCTTGCGGTAGTGGTCGTGGAACTTACGGATCGCGGCCTTGATGAGCCGCATGCCGCCGTAGTAACCGTGCAGCTTCACGTCGCGCAGAAACTCGTGAACGCTGTCGAACCGGGCGAGGTCGCCATGGCTCGGCATGATCTCGAAGTGCGGGCTCTCCCAAAGCTTGATGGTCGTGTGGAAGTTCCGGATGACGAATGAGATCGTCTTGCCGAAGTAGCCGTCGGACGGATTTCCGACCAGACCGGCGCGCGCATACGCGGTGGAAGTGATGATCATTCTGAGTCGCTGATAAGTGGGTGTCGAGCAGGCGGGTCCAACGCCGCTACAACAGGGTAAAATCGCAAAAGTCCGGCAACGGCCGGGCGTGCCGTCCAGAGTCTGGCCGCCCAAAGTCTGACTTTTCAGGTACGGCGACGCCAGACGAGGAGGTCAGTGAACGAGCGGTTCTGCGAGGTCGGCAGGTACGGCCGCTCCGTCACCCAGCATGCCGGCGATCTCCGCGAACTTGCGAACCGGGTCAATGATGGGGCCGGCTGCGAGTGGGCCAACAGGGACGGCGGCGGCACCGCCTTCCAGAAATCGCCGAACCGTGTATTCGAGCATCTCGTCGCCCAGACTAAGTCCGAGCTGATCAAGGAACAGTGATTGAACGTCCGAAGGCGTCACGTCGGGATCCTCCCGGGAAACGGTCCAAGGCCGACAACGAAGCCGGACATCCTCCGGCAGCGCGCGGCCCCATGAGTAGTTGAACTTACCGGCGGCTTCATCGCAAGTAAGAACGCGGGTTCTGCGATGGTTATCGGGCACCGCGGGTGGCGCGGTAACGCTGATCACTTCGGGCCGCCTTGGCCGATGCGGTAGATCGAGGCGAGCACATCAGCCTTTCGCGGAGCGCGCTCGGTCGAATCGGAGGCGTCGGAGATGCCGGTTCCCCTATCTTGCCACTGTGGCAGCCGCTTGACCCGTTATCCGGCCCGACTGTCGTTTTGGCACGTACCGCACCGAGCACATACCTTGACGGCCTGTGTAAGTGGCGGTTTTACAAGGCTTAGTATCCTTTCGAGAACGATATCGACTGGCACAGAGGTTGCAGAAGTTGATGTAACCGGGTGTGACCGATGGGTCATGGCACTGGCGGAACTGAAGGGCCGGTCGCGAGTTTCAGACGAACCGTCTGAGATTCAAAGCGATTCTTCGTTTCGACGTGTGCTTCCGGACCATTGACTGGCGATCCCGTCGATATCTCCCCAGCTCAATGCAGTTGCGTTCGACGGGTCTTCCACCCGGCAGAACGGTCTGAGCAAACGTCTGACCGTTTTGGCCGCGAAGGAGTTCACTATGGCAAAGATCATCGGCATCGACCTCGGTACCACCAACAGCTGCGTTGCAATCATGGAAGGGGATCAGCCCAAGGTGCTGATCAACTCCGCCGGCAGCCGTATCACGCCCTCCGTTGTCGGCTTTACCGAGAAGGGCGAACGCCTGATCGGCCAGGTTGCCAAGCACCAGCAGGTCACCAACCCCAAGAACACCGTCTTCAGCATCAAGCGCTTCATGGGCCGGCGGCACAAGGAAGTTGCCTCGGAAGAGAAGATGGTCCCCTATGAAGTCGTCGGTGGGTCTGAAGACTACGTGAAAGTCAAAATCCGTGGCAAGGAATACACGCCCGAGCAGGTCAGCTCTTTCATCCTCCAGGACCTGAAGAAGACGGCAGAAGACTACCTTGGCGAGAAAGTAACCCAGGCGGTCATCACCGTGCCGGCGTACTTCAATGACGCCCAGCGCAAGGCCACCAAAGACGCAGGCGAGATCGCCGGCCTGCAGGTCCTTCGCGTGCTGCCGGAACCGACGGCGGCTGCACTCGCCTACGGTCTGGACCGCAAGAAGAACGAAAAAATCCTCGTATTCGACCTTGGCGGCGGCACGTTCGACGTCTCGGTGCTCGACGTCGGCGACGGCGTGTTTGAAGTCATGTCCATCGCCGGCGACACCCACCTGGGCGGCGACGACTTCGATGAAGTGCTGATCAACTACGTCGCCGAAGAGTTCCGCAAGCGCGAAGGCGTCGACCTCCGCAAGGACCCGATGGCGCTCCAGCGCCTCAAGGAAGCCTGTGAAAAGGCCAAGATCGAACTCTCCGGCGTCATGGAGACGACGATCAATCTGCCGTTCATCACGGCCGATCAGAATGGACCCAAGCATCTGCAGGAAACGCTGACGCGCACCAAGTTCGAGCAGCTCATCAGCCCGCTCGTCGAGAAGTGCCGCAAGCCGGTGCTCGACGCCCTGAAAGACGCGAACCAGAAGCCCGAGCAGATCGACGAAGTCGTTCTGGTTGGCGGTTCCACCCGCGTGCCGATGGTGCAGCGGATGGTGAAGGACCTCTTCAACGGCAAGGAGCCGAACAAGAGCGTCAACCCCGACGAAGTCGTCGCGATCGGCGCCGCCATCCAAGGTGGCATTGCGACCGGCGACGTGAAGGACATCCTGGTACTCGACGCGACGCCGCTGAGCCTCGGCGTCGAGACGCTGGGCGGCGTAATGACTGTGCTCATCCCGCGCAACACGACGATCCCGGCGAGCAAGAGCGAAGTCTTCTCAACCGCCGCCGACAACCAGTCGGCCGTGACCATCAATGTGCTGCAGGGCGAGCGTCAGTTCGCCAAAGACAACCGCCTTCTCGGCACGTTCAACCTCGAAGGCATTCCGCCTGCCCCGCGCGGCGTGCCGCAGGTGGAAGTGACGTTCAACATCGACGTCAACGGCATCCTCACCGTGGCCGCCAAGGACAAGGCGACCGGCAAGGAAAACAAGACCACAGTCGAGAAGTCCGGCGGCCTGTCGAAGGACGACATCGAGAAGATGCAGCGCGACGCCGAGGCCCATGCCGAGGAAGACAAGAAGCGGCGTGAAGTCATCGATCTGAAGAACCAGGGCGAAAACCTGGCTTATCAGACCGAGAAGATGCTGAAGGACAACGGCGACAAAGTATCTGGCGAAGTTCGATCCCAGATCGAGTCGGCCGTTAGCAATCTCCGTGATGCCCTCAAGAGCGAGGACGCCGACCGCATCAAGAAGACGACCGAGGCGCTGAACCAGGTCAGCCACAAGCTGGCCGAAGAGATGTACAAGACCCAGTCCGCACCGGGCGGAGCGAGCGTCGCCCCCGAAGCCCAGACCGATCGCCCCGGTGGCGAAGCCGGCGGCAAGAAGAAGGACGACGACGTGATCGATGCCGAGTTTGAAGTGAAGTAGCCGAACAGTCTGTTCCAAATGGAAAGAGGCCGGGTCGACATTCGACCCGGCCTCTTTCTGTTTATGACTCGGTGTTGCGGCTCCTTGCCTCCCGGCATGGACGCTCACTCACCAGCTTCAGTTGACCTCAAGGTAGTTGAGTTTCGTCAACCCGCCCGCAACCGACCCGATACCGAGCGTAAGTCTTCCGTCAGACACGGTGACGGTAATCGACCTGGTGCTAAAAACATTGGCGGCCTGCGACTGCTGGTTGAACAGCTGCTGACCTTCGATCCAGACATTGTTCTTGCTCGTCGCTCCTGCGTCGCCGACCGAAACGTTGACGACGTAGGTTCCATTGGCAACGGCCAGCTCCCATTTGCCACCTTGCTTGACGGCCAGGGCAGTGTCCAGTCGCTGGTCGGCATTGATGTTGCGATCGAAGACGACGTCGGCGTGGTCAACGCTCCAGCCGTAGGTCTTTCCGTTTCGGGCACCGTACGTCGAACCGGCATCGACGAGATACCCGGCCACCGTGGTTGCCGACGACGGTTGAAAGTTCACTTTCGTCCCGCCAGATGTTGGAGGGGGTGGTGAAATAGGCGGTGGCGAAGTCGGTGGCGGTGAGGTCGGCGGTGGTGAGGTCGGTGATGTCACCTCGACGTAGTCGATCTTGGTCGTTCCACCGGCTGCCGAGCCGATGCCGAGCGTCAGTCGCCCGTCGGTCACGTTGACGGTGATGGACTTGCTCGCAAACGCGTTCGCCGCCAATTGCACGTAGTTGAACAGCGCCTGCCCTTCGACATAAACGTTGTTCTTGCTGCTCGCCCCCGAGTCGCCGACGCCAACCTTCACGACGTACGTGCCATTGGCAACGGCCATCTCCCACTTACCTGCGGCCTTCACGCCAACATTGGTATCCACGAGTTGATCGCCGTTGAGATTGCGATCGACGACGACATCGCTGTGGCTGGTCGACCAGCCGTAGGTCTGACCATTGCGGGAAGCATAGGTCGCGCCAGAATCGACCAGATAGCCGGCGACTACCGGTGCGGTCGCCGGCTGGAAGTTGACCTTCGTACCCCCGGACGCCGGCGGCGGTGGCGATGTCGGTGGCGGTGATGTCGGTGGCGGTGATGTCGGGGGTGGTGATGTCGGCGGAGACGTCACCTCGACGTAATCAAGCTTGGTGGTTCCCGTCGCGGCCGAACCGATCCCCAGCGTTAGTCGGCCGTCCGATACGTTCACCGTCATCGACTTACTTGCAAAGGCGTTTGCCGCCAAGGATTGATAGGCGAATAGCGCCTGTCCTTCGACATACACATTGTTGTTGCTGCTGGCGCCCGAATCGCCAATGCCGACCTTCACGACGTACGTCCCATTGGGCACCGCCAGTTCCCATTTTCCTCCGGCAAGGACAGCCACGTTGGTATCGAGGAGCTGATTCGAGTTCTTGTTGCGGTCGACGATCACACTGGAGTGATTCGTTGTCCAGCCATACGTCTGCCCGTTGCGAGTTCCGTAGATGGCTCCCGAGTCGACCAGGTAACCGGAAACCGTCGGGGCGGTCGCGGGTTGGAAGTTGAACTTCGTGGTCGTAGCGACAGCAACGGCGTTGTTGGTCCACGACTCAAGAACATCCCCGCCTAGCACCCTTCCGTAGCCATCGACCGGGCCGCCGCTCGCAACGAGCCGCAGACTGTAGTTGCCTGCAGGAGTGGTGATACCCCGGAGATTCGTGAGCGTGAACGTCGTCTGATCGGAAGTCGACAGTCGATTCGCTCCGGTGAGAAGGTTCTTCCCGCCGTTGCGGGTAAGCTGCAAATCGCCGATGGCAAACCCGTAGGTCTTGCCGCTGAATGCGATGGTCACACTATCGACCGGCGTCGCGCGCGGGTCGGGCACAACGTCGACGATATCGGCTTGCAGTGACGAAAGTGCCGTTGTCGCCAGTGGCGAGTATCCCCCGGCGTTGTAGGCGCGCAGTCGATATGAACCGCCAGCGACGCCGGCCGGGTCGGTAAAACTTGTGACATTAGGGGAAGCTGCACCGTCGCTTCGGGAAGCGTCGCGCCCGGCGCGTAGCGATCCAGCGTGTAGCCGCGTTCGTTGTTGGCGTTGTCGGCCCAGGAAAGGCCGATACCCCCCGCTCCTGTGCCTGCACCGACGCCACCGCCTGTCGGGCTGGTTGTCAGCGATGACGGTGCGGCAGGTGGTGTGAGATTCGCAAGCCGAAGGTCCCGTGTATAGGGGTCGACTCGGGTGGTAAAAAACAATGCATCGCCAATCGAGGCTGACACATTGCCGAAACGCACGCCCGCCTCGAATGTAGGCCCGAAGACACCGATCTGACGACCACTTTCCCGGGTATCGCCGGTAAGCCAGACCTTGAGTCCGTCCGTGTAGACGTAATGATTCGCGGCGGATTGGGCGAACAGCTGAGTTTCGTCGTCCGTCGTACCACGGAAGTCACGAAAGAGCTTGGTTCCGCGATCAGTTCCATCGCTCTTGAGCACAACGCCGGCCGAGTTGAAATTTCCCCCGGCGTAAACCGCAATCATATAAGCGACGCCATTCACGTCCTGAATGCCGTGAAGGTGAAGTTGATTCCCACCCAACGGGTTACGCAGCGGCTTGGTTCCCGCGGCGGTCCCGTCACTCACCCAAATGGTCTCGTTCGGACTTGTTCTGCCTGTGGCTTCGAAGAACAATTGATTGCCGACACGCTCCATCCGGTAGAAGAAGCTGTAATTCTGCTCGTCCGGGCCGGTCGTGCTTAGGAGGGCAGCCGTGTCGGACTCAACTTTATAGAGGCCGAACTTATGCAACGGTGGATTGTATTCGGTCGCGAAGACACCAGTTCGTCCCTTGAAATAAAGGCTCCCGTTCAGGTCAGTAAGCCACTCCGGGTGTACCGCTCCGGCAATCTGCGATGTCTCGCCAGTTGCACCCAGGAGGCGCCAGAGTTGTCCGGCATCACTTCCGTCAGCATTGGCTTTGCGAAAATAGAGACTGGAGCCGTGATCTGAGATTGTTGCCAAACGACGGCTGCTCGCGGATGTATTGCGAGACTCGTCCAGGAAGGCGAGCGCATCGGTTGCTTTGACAGTCCCTTCAGCCGATCCGTTCGTCTTCCAGATCTCGTACCCCGTCGCGGACCGATTGACGCCAAAGAAAAGGAAATCGCTGGAAGCGGCGATCATACGAATCGGGAACGATCCGCTACCCGACTCGATCTCCTTGAAGAGCGAAGTTCCTTCAACGGTGCCATCCGAGCAGTACAGCTCCCATCCGGTCTGAGCGGCGTATCCGCTGAAGAAGAGTTTACCGTTGAATGCGATCAGTTCCCGAACGGGGGCGTTGTAGAGTTGGACAGGTGGCGAACCGCTTGAATCGGTCACCCAAAGTCCGGTGCTGCCGGTCGTGCGCCAATCAGTGCGAATTTCTGGATTATTCAGGCTATAGAACAGCCGCGTACCGAGGGGTGTCAACCAATCGGGATGAAGTCCACCGATCGCCGCGACCGATGCAATGGGCACATCGAGACTTGACGGAAGCACCTGGGCGACCACCTCTTCGGAAGGAGTCGACCTAGCCGGTTCGTTCCCCACATAGAAGTTCTGACTGACGCGGTACCGATAGGTTTTGTCGGCTTCAACGGCGCTATCAATGTAAGCGAAAACGCCCTCATATCCCGAGCCAAGGGGAAATGGCGACGAATGTATGACGACGAACGCGCCATCGCCCTCGGCACGCTCGACGCTTATGCCGTAACCACTCTCCTGGTCGAGTCGATAGTGGACTTCAATTGCTCCAGACGAAAGCGGGTAAGCGCGCACGTCATGGGGGGCCGTCGGCGGTGTCGCGAATGGCAGTACGGTGACGCCGAAGACGAAATCGCCGCCAGCAACCTCGTCACCACTGAATGCATTCTCGCCGTTGTACTCGCCGTCTAAGTCTTGTCCGTCGACACCTTCAACAAAGCCTTCTCCGCTGCGAACCCGGATCACGTATGACCCCGGGCCCACCCCGACCCGAGCTGAAAGAGAGGTCGCCTGGCGGCTGATCGAACTGGGGCGAATAACCGATTGCGGATTGTTTACATCCGTGATCTCGATTGCCGACGTACTGACGTTCGCAATGGGCGCATCGAATTCAAAGCTGACGTCAAATCCATTATCCGTGCGGATCTGGGCCCCATCGCGATAATCGAAATGGACGATCGCCGGAGCACCGCTCAGCATGTATCGCCGCTCGACCGCTTCAACGACCGCCTTGGAAATCGCAGCGTAATCAGCCCGTTTTGACATCCGGATGCCCCTTGAGAATAGTTGAAATCTGAAACGATCTCGAAATACAGCAGCCCCGCTGGGGAACCATACACGTTCGACTTCCGCTATACCACGAAAATCAACGCTTCTTAATGTGCGCGTTCTTGCCAATATGCTCAGGCGGTTGCCGCGACTGGAGTTATGTTTTCACGCGGGAGCGAATCACTTCGCCGAACCGCTGCGATCGCGTAGAACGGACGCCCTTCCCGCCGATACTTCCTCTCGAAGTTCGTCCCCACAAACTCCCCTTCGTTCGCCGAGCCCGGGCGGTTGTAGTCGACGACTTCGAAATCTGCCGCGCCGCGGATCGTCGGCTCGATGTTCTCTTCCCAGTACCCCTTGTGATCCGTCACCACCTGCACCCGGCCGCCGGGGCGGACGGCCCGGGCCATCAGCGGAACGAACTTGGGCTGGATCAATCGCCGCTTGTGGTGGCGGGCCTTGGGCCATGGGTCGGGGAAGTAGATGTGCAGGACGTCAATGCTTGCCGGCGGGACGTACTCGGTAAGAAAGAAGCCGGCCTCGGCGCGAACGGTTCGGGCATTGGTGCAGCCGTGTCGCCGCATGC is part of the Humisphaera borealis genome and encodes:
- a CDS encoding xylulokinase, which gives rise to MNLLGLDIGSSSVIAGVLRGTTIARESQRIFFKTRHDGAKVETDAEVVLRAVRDAIATLGPAARKVDAIAIAAMAPSWVAMDGKGKALTPMVTHQDRRSVEIALEIEREIGKERHLAIVGCRPFPGGISSTTWAWYRRHEPDRLKKADLVGHVNTFLHRQMTGARVTDPSNASFMGVYNTLALDGWNDELLEVVGGSRALMPDVIDADRIAGRITEAAASDFGLTQGTPMMTGLVDGSAGVLLAGAKVGQLFNVCGSTDVLALCTTTPKPHEKLLTRALGVGRKWLAVGTLAAAGSAIYWAKNNLFADMPIEEFRKQLVRLSRLGLKASGSVRFEPYMAGERTSIEQRTGAFTGLTLASTREQMLSAILEALAKASADRLPLLKATGTKLLKQVVVSGGAADRLDKLMHRDWPGVWMYRAVTEATLRGLGTLV
- the galU gene encoding UTP--glucose-1-phosphate uridylyltransferase GalU, producing MIKKAVIPAAGFGTRMLPAAKAVPKELLPILDRPTIQYVVEEAADAGIGDVLLVVSRDKKAVEDHFDRMAELEDRLVAGKKEALIASIKELASKVKMHAVRQPEMKGLGDAVYQAKWHVGNEPFICMLGDTIFSLAPADAAANDLPAKALVEAYERYGTSVIALEEVPTEKVSRYGIVGGQMLDAGTIRIEQLVEKPSVETAPSRLAIAARYLLTPTIFECLEETKPGKGGEIQLTDALQLLLKREPIHGVVLKAKRHDIGNPVDWLKTNILFASRDPAMWEAIKPMLKSLM
- a CDS encoding mevalonate kinase family protein, which produces MIITSTAYARAGLVGNPSDGYFGKTISFVIRNFHTTIKLWESPHFEIMPSHGDLARFDSVHEFLRDVKLHGYYGGMRLIKAAIRKFHDHYRKQGIELPDRSFTVSFTTNIPRLVGMSGSSAIVTAMFRAMMTFYGVQLPKHIMPSLVLSVERDELDINAGLQDRVSQTYEGIVYMDFEKSHMERNGYGIYEELKPNVMPPLYVAYDPERAELSDVPHRNLRQLYERGDPTVVNAMIKYRELTDRGRDALMSGDWPTLSRVMDENFDLRRTFMAIAPENQRMIDVARSTGASAKFTGSGGAICGLYKDGKQYQQLVDAMASIRCTVIRPIIFEDQV
- the dnaK gene encoding molecular chaperone DnaK, with translation MAKIIGIDLGTTNSCVAIMEGDQPKVLINSAGSRITPSVVGFTEKGERLIGQVAKHQQVTNPKNTVFSIKRFMGRRHKEVASEEKMVPYEVVGGSEDYVKVKIRGKEYTPEQVSSFILQDLKKTAEDYLGEKVTQAVITVPAYFNDAQRKATKDAGEIAGLQVLRVLPEPTAAALAYGLDRKKNEKILVFDLGGGTFDVSVLDVGDGVFEVMSIAGDTHLGGDDFDEVLINYVAEEFRKREGVDLRKDPMALQRLKEACEKAKIELSGVMETTINLPFITADQNGPKHLQETLTRTKFEQLISPLVEKCRKPVLDALKDANQKPEQIDEVVLVGGSTRVPMVQRMVKDLFNGKEPNKSVNPDEVVAIGAAIQGGIATGDVKDILVLDATPLSLGVETLGGVMTVLIPRNTTIPASKSEVFSTAADNQSAVTINVLQGERQFAKDNRLLGTFNLEGIPPAPRGVPQVEVTFNIDVNGILTVAAKDKATGKENKTTVEKSGGLSKDDIEKMQRDAEAHAEEDKKRREVIDLKNQGENLAYQTEKMLKDNGDKVSGEVRSQIESAVSNLRDALKSEDADRIKKTTEALNQVSHKLAEEMYKTQSAPGGASVAPEAQTDRPGGEAGGKKKDDDVIDAEFEVK
- the trmB gene encoding tRNA (guanosine(46)-N7)-methyltransferase TrmB, with the protein product MQTNRELIVEPVGLDPETLPKPLDWAVLYGNSNPVELEIGMGKGTFLNEQARSRPDVNFFGIEWARWFWRYASDRMRRHGCTNARTVRAEAGFFLTEYVPPASIDVLHIYFPDPWPKARHHKRRLIQPKFVPLMARAVRPGGRVQVVTDHKGYWEENIEPTIRGAADFEVVDYNRPGSANEGEFVGTNFERKYRREGRPFYAIAAVRRSDSLPRENITPVAATA